In the Centroberyx gerrardi isolate f3 chromosome 9, fCenGer3.hap1.cur.20231027, whole genome shotgun sequence genome, one interval contains:
- the zar1 gene encoding zygote arrest protein 1, translated as MATYGDEPVDSYFYSSYNPYTGRYPKPKDAGWKYKSYLSHYGDNSDAFNNHQRAQLKSILSQINPKLTPRLRKANTKDVAVQVNPKKDASVQCSIGPRTLLAMKRDSLRQRRQEAPTPGGGSPKAGAVRYPRTLAVYSPIAYRSVTSFLVEDNKASCEAQTGEPPEAAGESEGQKSEDAKPAGQRKKTKTKPPVKTEDVQPVPEGSKVKARVRFQFLEQKYGYYHCRECNLRWESAYVWCVQGTNKVYFKQFCRKCQKEFNPYHVEDITCHTCNKARCCCAVTPRHVDPKRPHRQDLCGRCKGKRLSCDSTFSFKYII; from the exons ATGGCTACGTATGGTGACGAGCCAGTCGACAGCTATTTCTATTCATCTTACAACCCTTACACGGGCAGGTACCCCAAACCTAAAGACGCGGGGTGGAAATACAAAAGTTATCTCTCCCACTATGGGGACAACTCGGATGCCTTTAACAACCACCAGCGCGCCCAGCTGAAGTCCATCTTATCCCAAATCAATCCCAAACTCACCCCGAGGCTCAGGAAGGCGAACACCAAAGATGTGGCGGTGCAGGTGAACCCGAAGAAGGACGCCTCGGTGCAGTGCTCCATCGGCCCCCGGACCCTCCTGGCCATGAAGCGGGACTCTCTGCGCCAAAGGAGACAGGAGGCCCCGACGCCCGGCGGCGGTAGCCCCAAGGCGGGCGCTGTGCGTTACCCCCGCACCCTTGCTGTATACTCACCCATCGCCTACAGAAGCGTCACCTCGTTCCTCGTGGAAGACAACAAGGCGTCGTGCGAGGCGCAGACCGGAGAGCCGCCCGAAGCCGCGGGGGAAAGCGAGGGGCAGAAGAGCGAGGACGCAAAGCCCGCCGGCCAGCGCAAAAAGACCAAGACAAAACCACCAGTGAAGACTGAAGATGTGCAGCCAGTTCCCGAGGGGTCGAAGGTCAAGGCGCGCGTACGGTTCCAG TTTCTGGAACAGAAGTACGGATATTATCACTGCAGAGAATGCAACCTGCGATGGGAGAGTGCCTATGTGTGGTGCGTTCAGGGCACCAACAAG GTGTACTTCAAACAGTTTTGTAGAAAATGCCAAAAGGAATTTAACCCATACCATGTCGAGGACATCACATGTCAT ACTTGCAACAAGGCGCGTTGTTGCTGTGCAGTGACGCCACGCCACGTTGACCCCAAACGGCCACACAGGCAGGATTTGTGTGGCAGATGCAAGGGCAAGCGGCTCTCCTGTGACAGCACTTTCAGTTTCAAGTACATCATCTAG
- the slc10a4 gene encoding sodium/bile acid cotransporter 4 — translation MFRDANTFRTAAGAELMAAPPSASSHLMPAFWDSPLSHGINVFVGLVLCFTMLGLGCTVDISQLGEHIRRPIGVLLALVCQFVIMPLVAFLLALAFSLDDVAAMAVLLCGCCPGGNLSNIMSLLVNGEMNLSIIMTISSTLLALVLMPLCLWIYSRAWINTPLVNLMPFGAIILTLCSTLIPIGLGVALRYRYTRIADIVLKVSLWSLLITLILLFILTGAMLGPELLSTIPPSVYVVAVLMPLCGYAAGYGLAMLFDLPPNSRRSVSLETGCQNVQLCTAILKLTFPPHLMGGMYMFPLLYALFQAAEAGIFILAYRMYRKEVLHKQDPMGGGDDTDITYQRFQDEDTGFDSSYGAVTVSDPNTIMLDPCPPDSTPV, via the exons ATGTTTCGGGACGCCAACACATTCAGGACTGCCGCTGGAGCCGAGCTTATGGCCGCTCCGCCGTCAGCGTCCTCTCACCTGATGCCTGCCTTCTGGGATTCCCCTTTGAGTCACGGAATCAATGTATTTGTGGGACTTGTCCTTTGCTTCACCATGCTGGGGCTGGGCTGCACGGTGGACATCAGCCAGCTTGGGGAGCACATCCGGAGACCCATCGGGGTGCTGCTGGCGCTCGTGTGTCAGTTTGTTATCATGCCCTTGGTGGCCTTTCTGTTGGCTTTAGCTTTCTCTCTGGATGATGTAGCGGCTATGGCCGTtctgctctgtggctgctgtCCAGGGGGGAACTTGTCAAATATAATGTCTCTGTTGGTGAACGGAGAGATGAATCTCAG CATCATCATGACCATATCGTCCACGCTGCTGGCGCTGGTGCTGATGCCGTTGTGTCTGTGGATCTACAGTCGTGCCTGGATCAACACCCCCTTGGTGAACCTCATGCCCTTCGGGGCCATCATCCTGACCCTGTGCAGCACTCTCATCCCAATTGGCTTAGGGGTGGCGCTAAGATATCGCTACACGCGGATAGCCGACATCGTTTTAAAG GTATCCCTCTGGTCTCTGCTGATCACTCTCATATTGCTGTTCATCCTGACCGGTGCGATGCTGGGGCCCGAGCTGCTGTccaccatccctccctctgtgtaCGTGGTGGCCGTGCTGATGCCTCTGTGTGGCTACGCTGCAGGTTATGGCCTGGCTATGCTCTTTGACCTGCCGCCTAACAGCCGCAGGTCCGTCTCTCTGGAGACAGGGTGCCAGAACGTGCAGCTGTGCACCGCCATCCTGAAGCTCACCTTCCCCCCTCACCTGATGGGAGGCATGTACATGTTCCCTCTGCTGTACGCTCTGTTCCAAGCGGCCGAGGCTGGCATCTTCATCCTGGCATACAGGATGTACAGAAAGGAGGTTCTGCACAAACAAGACCCCATGGGGGGTGGCGATGACACGGATATAACATATCAAAGGTTTCAAGATGAGGATACTGGTTTTGACTCATCTTATGGTGCGGTGACAGTGAGTGACCCAAACACCATCATGTTGGATCCTTGTCCTCCTGACTCAACTCCTGTTTAA